From one Bacteroides fragilis NCTC 9343 genomic stretch:
- a CDS encoding toxin VasX, which translates to MKDDMIAIFGLKASGKGKEAQGNNLYAVDYVRLYLSLYGVYSKSTHKSGILAPLEGNDVSSFPAPKGFPDMKYGYSYQRIPLRKGYIYAYFEKHNTAGIFKEYEVTNEGGIVNLVWSDMENPRISWETPKKDRMTNYIVLRKQYDKKVWLVFSPIRWSKQYAEKVLGNEEERNKRMQSLECETCFKGEYDNHGFAVEEAKSILVSPPWDYLTEFSDKVKAGNYLEWENASYKAYFDRYKGQYEKNCALKKGDADNHDFYFSLFDPQGIADILCADIAIETRNLLVMVESMKTGDITKAYKKVDANALDGNYDNPELVALIDMGILLYRMSDVKTGVFTKYKSHISTDLLKTILLVEPRAKLRQKIHYIRELLSEIIMCEAYQLSIQDYLVEKMPTVNKGKSSLSKHLSGLANAPEKIDGYLDQPIGHSKNLSVTEKKIGNCINNVLSSESNTGKLLRKEWNLDEIVDSVSLITDTQDSVGDIADALLGYIRYIRANQKLNFISEVFRFVTKDGQIFVKIPEGMFTAELKNKIDFSHLRTTTLKGKGKGFLIKLSDVTDVDGNPISGSLSKFKRTNSSVSVSLDKLMPEWQKQLAKADNKGEKWAKGFKKFVDNPQFTRAMIGITILKTSLTVKKEDKNIEDSLELIGSVLFLADLKQEYLARLAPALMKKIGRTLSITTVVALNAASTVDGIYLIKENQTAAGTIAIISGVSGGVGGVAIILGFSNPYTIALIILSLSSTIILEAIRDTSLQSLLKNCAYGNNYKLNAKSGIELLNKALKTEVRSDKLKSFLYEQQKTLNQLLYIEQHAIRTELTLYYSYKTINSYPHTIHESTELNYLEITIRIWCMPLLDGEIEVYLYDIDGSDSNPPVESLFSETNIVQIDALQGVAVVRFEVEDPVNNTRKFRGGTLKIMVRIKNSEGQYLPTINGIPHGIASYFPYQNSFKTIVTEIKAGGQTRYNKKHKEIIKYDKLYTSPPADREELEIMEQKTKNNERS; encoded by the coding sequence ATGAAAGATGACATGATTGCTATATTTGGCTTAAAAGCATCTGGCAAAGGCAAGGAAGCACAAGGAAATAATCTATATGCCGTGGATTATGTGAGACTCTATTTATCATTATATGGAGTCTACAGCAAAAGTACCCATAAAAGTGGGATATTGGCTCCTTTAGAAGGTAATGATGTTAGTTCTTTTCCTGCTCCCAAAGGATTTCCCGATATGAAGTATGGATATTCATATCAGAGAATCCCCTTACGGAAGGGATATATCTATGCTTATTTTGAGAAACATAACACGGCAGGAATCTTTAAAGAGTATGAAGTAACCAACGAGGGAGGAATAGTCAACTTGGTATGGTCCGATATGGAAAATCCTCGTATTTCATGGGAAACGCCCAAAAAAGACAGAATGACAAATTACATTGTCCTGCGAAAACAGTATGATAAAAAAGTTTGGCTGGTCTTTTCACCCATCAGATGGTCAAAACAGTATGCAGAAAAGGTTTTGGGTAACGAGGAAGAAAGAAATAAGCGCATGCAATCACTGGAATGTGAAACTTGTTTTAAAGGAGAATACGATAATCATGGCTTTGCTGTAGAAGAGGCCAAAAGTATATTGGTTAGCCCTCCGTGGGATTATCTTACTGAATTTTCTGACAAAGTGAAGGCCGGGAATTATTTGGAATGGGAAAATGCATCATATAAGGCATATTTTGACCGATATAAAGGACAATATGAGAAAAATTGCGCTCTAAAAAAGGGCGATGCAGACAATCATGATTTTTATTTCTCTTTGTTTGACCCACAGGGAATAGCTGATATACTCTGCGCTGATATAGCCATAGAAACTCGAAATCTTCTGGTAATGGTAGAATCGATGAAGACCGGAGACATTACCAAAGCCTATAAAAAAGTGGATGCTAATGCTTTGGACGGAAACTATGACAATCCTGAGCTGGTGGCACTTATTGATATGGGTATTTTGTTATACCGTATGTCGGATGTCAAAACTGGTGTTTTCACAAAATACAAATCACATATTTCTACAGATTTATTAAAGACAATACTTTTGGTCGAACCCCGTGCAAAGTTACGCCAGAAAATTCATTATATCCGTGAGTTACTTTCTGAAATTATCATGTGCGAGGCTTACCAATTGTCAATACAAGATTACCTCGTTGAAAAAATGCCAACCGTTAACAAAGGAAAATCAAGTTTGTCGAAACACCTTAGCGGATTAGCAAATGCTCCTGAAAAAATTGATGGCTATTTGGACCAGCCTATTGGCCATTCTAAAAACCTATCAGTAACCGAAAAGAAGATTGGTAATTGTATAAACAATGTTTTGTCCAGTGAAAGTAATACTGGGAAATTGCTCAGAAAAGAGTGGAACCTTGATGAAATAGTGGATAGTGTTTCTTTAATCACTGATACACAGGATTCTGTCGGTGACATCGCAGATGCTCTGCTCGGTTATATTAGATATATCAGGGCTAATCAAAAGCTGAATTTCATATCTGAAGTTTTTCGATTTGTAACTAAGGATGGACAAATTTTTGTTAAAATTCCAGAAGGTATGTTTACTGCTGAATTAAAAAACAAGATAGATTTTTCACACCTACGTACAACAACATTGAAAGGCAAAGGTAAAGGCTTTCTTATTAAACTCAGCGATGTGACGGATGTAGATGGTAATCCTATATCCGGTTCTTTGTCGAAATTCAAAAGGACTAATTCTTCTGTTTCCGTATCTTTGGATAAATTGATGCCCGAATGGCAGAAGCAATTGGCCAAAGCTGACAATAAGGGTGAGAAGTGGGCAAAAGGATTTAAGAAGTTTGTTGATAATCCTCAATTCACGAGAGCGATGATTGGCATCACCATTTTGAAAACTTCTCTTACCGTTAAAAAAGAAGATAAAAATATAGAAGATTCTTTGGAACTTATCGGTAGTGTGCTTTTTCTTGCCGACTTGAAACAGGAATATCTTGCACGTCTTGCTCCGGCTTTAATGAAAAAAATAGGGAGAACATTAAGTATTACAACTGTTGTTGCTCTAAATGCAGCCTCCACTGTTGACGGAATATATCTTATTAAAGAAAATCAAACAGCGGCTGGTACTATAGCTATCATTTCAGGGGTATCCGGAGGTGTAGGTGGTGTGGCAATAATATTGGGCTTTTCCAATCCATACACAATAGCTTTAATTATTCTGTCTCTCTCTTCTACGATTATTCTTGAGGCTATCCGTGATACTTCGTTGCAATCGTTATTGAAAAATTGCGCATATGGTAATAATTACAAACTTAATGCTAAATCAGGGATAGAACTTTTGAATAAAGCCTTGAAGACAGAAGTAAGAAGCGATAAACTAAAATCTTTTTTATATGAACAACAAAAAACGCTAAACCAACTGTTGTATATCGAACAGCATGCTATCAGAACTGAATTAACTTTATATTATAGCTACAAAACAATAAACAGTTATCCTCATACGATACACGAATCGACAGAATTGAATTATCTTGAAATCACTATACGGATTTGGTGTATGCCTCTGTTGGACGGTGAAATTGAGGTATATTTATATGATATTGATGGGAGTGATTCCAACCCACCGGTCGAATCGTTATTTTCCGAGACTAATATCGTACAGATAGATGCCCTACAGGGCGTGGCAGTAGTCCGTTTTGAAGTGGAAGATCCTGTAAATAACACCCGCAAATTTAGAGGTGGTACGCTAAAAATTATGGTGCGGATTAAAAATTCAGAAGGCCAGTATTTACCAACTATTAACGGCATTCCACACGGTATAGCCTCCTATTTTCCGTATCAAAATAGTTTCAAAACAATAGTTACAGAAATAAAAGCAGGCGGTCAGACTCGTTATAACAAGAAGCATAAAGAGATAATTAAATATGATAAATTATATACATCGCCACCAGCAGACAGGGAAGAATTGGAAATTATGGAACAAAAAACAAAAAACAATGAAAGGTCATAA
- a CDS encoding PAAR domain-containing protein, with product MKQIVTINLNHICPMVTGVTPHIGGPIIGPGCPGVMVNGVPISVMGDMCVCCGPPDTIVQGEPGILVNGKPIVLQGCMTAHGGIIPAGVPGVTVSSASPIEPITMNHVSPKRNRFLAAISGNNLQEAIENQNALQKKMLEEEPMIFNVHWEKEDIHIAESHINKKVTVNADTIGFKDGETVKFVITPEAIDTANGEQVEDIELTGTVNNNHVTVEWIVELKK from the coding sequence ATGAAACAAATCGTTACTATAAATTTAAATCATATTTGCCCGATGGTAACAGGGGTGACACCTCATATTGGAGGGCCTATTATCGGTCCAGGATGCCCCGGTGTAATGGTTAATGGAGTTCCTATATCTGTTATGGGTGATATGTGTGTATGTTGTGGTCCGCCCGACACTATTGTACAAGGAGAACCGGGAATCTTGGTTAATGGTAAACCTATCGTATTACAAGGCTGTATGACTGCTCACGGAGGAATTATCCCTGCGGGAGTACCCGGAGTAACAGTAAGCAGTGCCAGTCCTATAGAACCAATCACGATGAATCATGTATCACCGAAAAGGAATAGATTTTTGGCTGCGATTTCTGGCAATAACTTGCAAGAAGCCATCGAAAATCAGAATGCTCTGCAAAAAAAAATGTTAGAGGAGGAACCTATGATATTTAATGTGCATTGGGAAAAAGAAGATATACATATCGCAGAAAGTCATATCAATAAAAAAGTTACAGTAAACGCTGATACTATAGGATTTAAGGATGGAGAAACTGTGAAATTTGTAATTACCCCTGAGGCTATAGATACAGCGAATGGAGAACAGGTCGAGGATATTGAGTTAACAGGAACTGTTAACAATAACCATGTTACTGTCGAATGGATTGTAGAATTAAAAAAATGA